One Malania oleifera isolate guangnan ecotype guangnan chromosome 10, ASM2987363v1, whole genome shotgun sequence genomic region harbors:
- the LOC131165701 gene encoding pentatricopeptide repeat-containing protein At1g63330-like, producing MLQRTPPPDFATVSSARSTLRRKLPAISDGELLMSPTLRHLRTVSEVRYAPLIIPLVGSLSVSTSRTLVLRNSKTLNFLFCSHTSSSPSCYSSCDSENLDFLEQFSPFRNSNSLDFINSNERRKIILGLSRIIKQRHGHLLKCFSLKFCPIFLVKIMKLFENQQVALAFFKFSFRDDSDTLVQSCCVAAHILAAEGLRVLAQGVLSWVIAKIGVGRSRGLVEFMWKVHGAYESDFSVLDSLMRAFLNAEMDMEALCIVRRMREMGLRPSLSAFSILFKMLLRIGDYGSVWKLFREMLQRGPHPSNYTFNVMILGFCKKGHLEVSEGLLHVMWKFRCEPDVFSYNIIINAYCLRGRTADALGWVHLMIERGCNPSTATFSTIINALCREGNVMGARKLFDGIQDVGISPNTIIYNCLMDGYVKAREIGQANMLYEEMREKGLTPDGMTFNILVAGHYKYGREQDGDRLLRDLSTSGLLPDYSLPDVYVAGLCWAGRLDEAMKFLEDMLEKGIPLSVIAFNSIIAAFSRAGFEDKAFLAFKVMAKFGLTPSSSTCSSLLLGLSKNGRLQEARDILDKMIENGFPVNRVAFTVLLDGCFRTGDLMGAQNLWKEMEQRGFFPDAVAFSAFIDGLSKAGLVEEAYNLFLEMSRKGFVPNNFPYNSLIGGFCRLGRLREALKLEGEMRERGLLPDIFTINMIINGLCKQGRMKSATDAFMDMHQSGLTPDIVTYNTLINGYCKALDMVNADDFVNKMCAGGWDPDITTYNIRIQGFCSSRRMNRAVMMLNELVSVGVVPNTVTYNTLMNGLCSDILDRALILTAKLLKMAFDPNVVTFNLLLSHFCKQGLPERTLMWGQKLSEIGFEFDEITYKTMDRAYCSMQEDADFTRVASEKSFFLDFLMYITYENFLRNRSDTRTSKSPLKLIDSGFSAS from the coding sequence ATGCTCCAACGGACTCCTCCGCCCGACTTCGCCACCGTGAGCTCCGCCCGGAGCACACTTCGCCGGAAGCTACCGGCGATATCTGACGGCGAGCTCTTGATGTCTCCTACTTTGCGCCATCTGCGCACCGTTTCCGAGGTGCGTTACGCTCCGCTCATTATTCCTTTAGTAGGCTCACTCTCAGTAAGCACTTCACGGACCCTAGTGTTGCgcaactccaaaaccctaaattttctattttgttcCCATACTTCCTCTTCCCCTTCGTGTTATTCTTCTTGTGATTCTGAAAACCTTGATTTTCTTGAACAATTCTCGCCATTTAGAAATTCGAATTCATTAGACTTCATCAATTCAAATGAACGGCGTAAAATTATTTTGGGCTTGTCTAGAATAATCAAACAGAGGCATGGGCACTTGTTGAAGTGTTTTTCGCTGAAATTTTGCCCAATTTTTCTAGTAAAGATCATGAAGTTGTTCGAAAATCAACAAGTAGCACTTGCGTTTTTCAAATTCTCTTTCCGGGATGATTCAGACACTTTGGTTCAATCTTGTTGTGTTGCTGCGCATATTTTAGCAGCGGAGGGGCTCAGGGTGCTTGCGCAAGGCGTGCTTTCATGGGTAATTGCTAAAATTGGGGTGGGTCGGAGCAGGGGTTTAGTGGAGTTCATGTGGAAAGTTCACGGTGCTTATGAGTCAGACTTTTCTGTTCTTGATTCACTAATGAGGGCGTTCTTGAATGCGGAAATGGACATGGAGGCATTGTGCATTGTGAGGAGGATGAGAGAAATGGGACTGAGACCAAGTTTGTCTGCATTTTCTATTCTTTTCAAAATGTTGCTTAGAATTGGTGATTACGGTAGTGTGTGGAAGTTATTTAGAGAAATGCTTCAGAGAGGGCCTCATCCTTCTAACTATACTTTCAATGTGATGATCCTTGGTTTTTGTAAAAAAGGGCATCTTGAAGTTAGTGAGGGTTTATTGCATGTTATGTGGAAGTTCCGATGTGAGCCAGACGTTTTCTCTTATAACATTATTATCAATGCATATTGCTTGAGGGGGAGAACTGCTGATGCATTGGGTTGGGTACATTTGATGATTGAGAGGGGTTGTAATCCTAGCACAGCTACATTTAGTACGATTATTAATGCATTATGCAGGGAGGGAAATGTAATGGGGGCGAGGAAACTTTTTGACGGAATCCAAGATGTGGGCATATCTCCAAACACCATTATATACAATTGTTTAATGGATGGATATGTCAAGGCAAGAGAGATTGGTCAAGCAAACATGCTATATGAAGAAATGAGGGAAAAAGGTTTAACTCCTGATGGTATGACCTTTAATATTTTGGTTGCGGGACATTACAAGTATGGAAGGGAACAGGATGGAGACAGGTTGTTGAGGGATTTATCCACATCAGGATTGCTTCCAGATTATTCATTGCCTGATGTATATGTTGCAGGACTGTGTTGGGCTGGTAGATTGGATGAAGCCATGAAATTTCTTGAGGATATGCTTGAGAAAGGGATACCCCTCAGTGTGATTGCTTTTAACTCGATCATCGCTGCTTTTAGCAGAGCAGGCTTTGAAGATAAAGCCTTCCTAGCCTTTAAAGTTATGGCAAAATTTGGTCTAACTCCTTCATCTTCCACATGCAGTTCTCTGCTTCTAGGTTTGTCGAAAAATGGGAGGCTGCAGGAGGCCAGGGACATTCTGGATAAGATGATAGAGAACGGTTTTCCTGTCAACAGAGTGGCTTTCACAGTGCTTCTTGATGGGTGTTTTAGGACAGGGGACCTGATGGGGGCTCAAAATTTGTGGAAAGAGATGGAACAGAGGGGTTTTTTTCCTGATGCTGTTGCCTTCTCAGCATTCATTGATGGACTCTCTAAAGCAGGTCTGGTGGAGGAAGCATACAATTTGTTTTTAGAAATGTCAAGAAAAGGATTTGTACCAAATAATTTCCCCTACAACTCTTTGATTGGGGGTTTTTGCAGGCTTGGGAGGCTGAGAGAAGCATTGAAGTTGGAAGGAGAGATGCGTGAAAGAGGTCTTCTCCCAGATATCTTCACCATCAATATGATCATCAACGGGCTCTGTAAACAGGGGAGGATGAAGTCAGCAACAGATGCTTTTATGGACATGCACCAGAGTGGGTTGACTCCTGATATTGTCACTTATAACACACTAATCAATGGGTACTGTAAAGCATTGGATATGGTTAATGCCGATGACTTTGTCAATAAAATGTGTGCAGGTGGGTGGGATCCTGATATCACAACTTATAATATACGCATCCAGGGTTTTTGTAGTAGCCGAAGGATGAACCGAGCTGTGATGATGTTGAATGAGCTTGTATCAGTGGGTGTTGTTCCAAATACAGTAACATATAACACTCTGATGAATGGTCTTTGTAGTGACATACTGGACCGTGCATTGATTTTAACTGCAAAGTTGCTTAAGATGGCGTTTGATCCAAATGTTGTAACGTTTAATTTACTTTTGTCTCACTTCTGCAAGCAGGGACTTCCTGAAAGGACCTTGATGTGGGGGCAGAAGTTGAGTGAAATTGGCTTTGAATTTGATGAAATTACATATAAAACAATGGATAGAGCCTACTGTAGCATGCAAGAAGATGCTGACTTTACAAGAGTAGCTTCAGAAAAGAGTTTTTTTCTGGACTTCCTCATGTATATTACATACGAAAATTTCCTTAGAAATAGATCTGATACCCGAACAAGTAAGTCTCCTCTCAAGCTAATTGACAGTGGATTTTCAGCTAGTTGA